In one window of Anthonomus grandis grandis chromosome 11, icAntGran1.3, whole genome shotgun sequence DNA:
- the LOC126742319 gene encoding glycine dehydrogenase (decarboxylating), mitochondrial, protein MNRLTAYTFKNLKLLNNINKFRGLSSAAAKPEGPLFPHRDEFPSRHIGPRDQDIIVMLDTIGFKSLDQLTEKAVPKNISLNESLDIEEPLGEYELINRIRSIAERNKIWRSYIGMGYHNCCVPHTIMRNIFENPGWTTQYTPYQPEVAQGRLEGLLNYQTMVSELTGLDVANASLLDEGTAAAEALSLCYRQNKRRKLLVSNKLHPQTISVVQTRLSSLGLEVQVVDISKSDFSNRDIAGILFQYPDTEGNVEDFSSVAEDAHSHGTLVCCATDLLSLTLLRPPSEFGADMAIGTSQRLGVPLGYGGPHAGFFACNQSLVRLMPGRMIGVTRDAAGRDGYRLALQTREQHIRRDKATSNICTAQALLANMSAMFAVYHGPQGLKDIAMKIHHFTLILHHGLQKDGNTLTNEVFFDTLRVEPKLDLEEIKARAAEKEINFRYYDDGAVGIALDETVTPKDINDIFYIFGSTQTLDSLLNDLKVREKAIYRSEFKRTSPFLTHPVFNSHHSETRIVRYMKVLENKDISLVHSMIPLGSCTMKLNSTTEMMPCSFKHFTDIHPFAPLDQSLGYHQLFAELEKDLCAITGYDKISFQPNSGAQGEYAGLRAIQCYHEARGDKHRDVCLIPVSAHGTNPASAQMAGMRVEPVRVKQDGTIDVEDLKSKAEKFRNRLSCLMITYPSTNGVFEDTVAEVCEIIHKNGGQVYLDGANMNAQVGLCRPGDYGSDVSHLNLHKTFCIPHGGGGPGMGPIGVKSHLAPFLPGHPVVNPLGANSTSYEVVSAAPYGSSAILPISWAYIKMMGPRGLRKATQVAILNANYMSKVLEPYYNTLFKSGTSNLVAHEFIIDIREFKKTANIEAADIAKRLMDYSFHAPTMSWPVAGTLMIEPTESEDKQELDRFCEAMIYIRQEIKDIEEGKMDIRMNPLKMAPHTQEQVINSAWERPYTREQAAFPAPFVKPELKVWPTVARIDDIYGDKHLVCTCPPILDQYNY, encoded by the exons atgaatagATTAACCgcatatacttttaaaaatttaaaattgttaaataatattaacaaattcaGGGGCTTAAGTTCTGCGGCGGCCAAGCCTGAAGGACCGTTGTTTCCGCATAGGGATGAATTCCCTTCCAGGCATATAGGCCCAAGAGATCAAGATATTATTGTTATGTTAGATACTATTGGTTTTAAG AGTTTGGACCAATTAACAGAAAAAGCGGTACCCAAGAATATTTCCTTGAATGAATCGTTGGATATAGAGGAGCCCTTAG GCGAATATGAACTAATCAACCGAATAAGGTCTATAGCAGAACGTAACAAAATATGGAGATCCTATATCGGCATGGGATACCACAACTGCTGCGTGCCACACACAATTATGagaaatattttcgaaaatccCGGATGGACCACCCAGTATACTCCTTATCAGCCAGAA GTAGCCCAAGGTCGTCTAGAAGGTCTTCTTAACTATCAAACGATGGTTTCTGAACTAACCGGCCTTGATGTAGCAAATGCTTCATTGTTGGATGAAGGTACTGCTGCTGCTGAAGCGTTGTCTCTCTGTTATAGGCAGAATAAGAGAAGGAAACTTTTGGTGTCCAATAAGTTGCATCCGCAGACTATTTCTGTGGTACAGACAAG ATTGAGCTCGTTAGGATTAGAAGTCCAAGTGGTAGACATCTCCAAGTCAGATTTCTCTAACAGAGACATCGCTGGCATCCTTTTCCAATACCCTGACACTGAGGGGAACGTAGAAGATTTCTCTTCAGTGGCGGAGGACGCCCATTCACATG GAACTCTTGTTTGTTGTGCCACTGACCTCCTCAGCCTCACCCTCCTTCGTCCTCCGAGCGAATTTGGTGCCGACATGGCCATTGGTACCTCACAAAGGCTCGGAGTACCATTGGGTTACGGTGGTCCTCACGCTGGATTCTTTGCATGTAATCAATCGTTAGTAAGACTGATGCCAGGAAGGATGATTGGGGTGACTAGAGATGCCGCTGGGAGAGACGGATACCGTTTGgcccttcagaccagagagcaaCACATTAGGAGAGATAAGGCTACCAGTAATATTTGTACTGCCCAAGCCCTTTTAGCCAACATGTCTGCGATGTTCGCGGTGTATCACGGTCCTCAAGGGCTGAAGGATATCGCCATGAAGATTCATCATTTTACTTTG ATTCTTCATCATGGCCTTCAAAAGGACGGAAACACTTTAACAAACGAAGTGTTCTTTGACACTCTACGCGTGGAACCCAAACTGGACCTCGAGGAAATTAAAGCTAGGGCAGCCGAAAAAGAGATAAACTTCCGATATTATGACGACGGAGCGGTAGGAATCGCCCTGGATGAAACCGTCACCCCCAAAGACATCAacgatattttttacatattcggGAGCACACAGACCTTGGACAGTTTACTAAACGACTTAAAAGTACGGGAAAAAGCTATTTACAGAAGCGAGTTCAAGCGAACATCCCCGTTTCTTACCCATCCAGTTTTCAACTCACACCACTCAGAGACCAGGATCGTTCGCTACATGAAAGTCCTAGAAAACAAGGATATTTCCCTGGTGCACTCGATGATCCCTTTAGGGTCTTGCACCATGAAACTCAACTCCACCACCGAAATGATGCCGTGCTCTTTCAAACATTTCACGGACATCCACCCGTTCGCACCCCTGGACCAGTCTTTGGGGTACCACCAACTGTTTGCCGAGCTGGAGAAAGACTTGTGCGCCATCACCGGCTATGACAAGATCAGTTTCCAACCGAACAGTGGGGCCCAGGGAGAATATGCGGGTCTACGAGCCATCCAATGCTACCACGAAGCGAGAGGGGATAAACACAGAGACGTTTGCCTAATTCCAGTAAGCGCTCATGGTACCAATCCGGCCAGTGCCCAAATGGCCGGCATGCGTGTCGAACCCGTGAGAGTTAAACAGGATGGTACCATCGACGTGGAAGATCTAAAATCAAAAGCGGAAAAGTTCCGCAACCGGTTGTCTTGCCTTATGATCACTTATCCATCTACCAATGGGGTCTTTGAAGATACGGTGGCGGAAGTGTGTGAAATTATCCATAAAAATGGGGGGCAAGTTTACTTGGACGGCGCAAACATGAACGCTCAGGTGGGACTTTGTAGACCCGGTGACTATGGGAGTGACGTGTCCCATTTGAATCTCCACAAGACTTTTTGTATTCCTCATGGGGGTGGTGGGCCTGGTATGGGTCCTATAGGAGTAAAAAGCCACTTGGCCCCTTTTTTGCCCGGGCATCCTGTAGTGAATCCTTTAGGGGCCAACTCGACTTCATATGAAGTGGTTAGTGCCGCCCCTTATGGCTCCAGTGCGATTCTGCCTATATCTTGGGCTTATATTAAGATGATGGGCCCAAGGGGCTTAAGGAAGGCCACACAAGTAGCCATACTTAACGCCAACTATATGTCAAAGGTGCTGGAACCTTATTATAATACCTTATTTAAGAGTGGCACCTCCAATTTAGTGGCACACGAGTTTATTATCGATATAAGGGAATTCAAAAAGACTGCCAACATAGAAGCCGCTGATATCGCGAAACGTTTAATGGACTACAGCTTTCACGCCCCAACAATGTCTTGGCCTGTAGCAGGAACTCTTATGATCGAACCCACTGAGTCTGAGGATAAACAGGAGCTGGATAGGTTCTGTGAGGCGATGATCTACATCCGGCAGGAGATCAAGGATATCGAGGAGGGGAAAATGGATATTAGGATGAATCCTTTGAAGATGGCCCCGCATACGCAGGAGCAGGTGATCAACAGCGCTTGGGAGCGACCTTATACGAGGGAACAGGCGGCTTTCCCCGCTCCGTTCGTGAAACCCGAGCTGAAGGTGTGGCCCACGGTGGCCAGGATCGATGATATTTATGGGGATAAGCACCTGGTGTGCACGTGTCCGCCTATTTTGGATCAGTATAATTATTGA
- the LOC126742110 gene encoding uncharacterized protein LOC126742110 isoform X2: MSSLFSSFSKNKAGAGDGLKSSSASESVDMRFTIQPTPGESGFSQWVAAMKMVAQLPGGIPPEFRRRLWVTMAERHLTSRGIDWTNVEKSCFSEWSHPADAELGIQIVKDLHRTGCSLFCGEDGQENQALLKKVLLAYARWNKAVGYCQGFNMLAALLLQVTDRCESDALKLMIYLIEGLLPDSYFADSLRGLSVDMAVFRELLRSKLPSLSKHLDVLQNAAKDGSRSYEPPLTNVFTMQWFLTLFCNCLPQPTVLRVWDLIFLEGNEILLRTALAIWQVLAQRILVVRTADEFYCIMGALTRELLESNLIDANTLIKAIVTIGPLPELKSLRDHYLYNITPWGTAIPQPVNKQISLHPKNLDISALKKQYVKLKQRQRQAHVIFSSAISRQPSPSATPVAMNHLLVGKRSLGSAKRVGPPKGSIPPVRSRQVHPTTLHWKDAEKQDSSSSSSDTELCDDDVKSSSDEETSQLPKDNPTSSDIKDNIKELEPIADKSLLCPSPVNLKVISDSEDENEEFESFLADRVKCLKDIDSDVSVTSNTRRNSELALQIIQENSLILHRIMQCQSRFSPSPPLLIDSATVSTSASYLDLEENTENTEQQKMEEVSSWIESQPLDAELELPVFKYRSILEKSKSLDERYNSLFSSSVKEMFPPLGELHESKSETPIGSTVDDSLLSPEICSEPFVNTKTDSEDTLVDLKDNNKSSQLIQENLDLLKAYSAKEKSKKIMQENVELLESISSGDKSLTHINDTVITKADDQDSAISIDIIDNLINLGNEPSRPNSADDLDGCDIDYKLSLRVETRLSPSPSSLERPLKLCDDPVSPNKSPNKVFNPFPVSLNTRQSKEVPLKLGLYKK; this comes from the exons GTGCCTCCGAGTCCGTAGATATGCGGTTTACGATTCAGCCCACCCCGGGGGAATCGGGGTTCTCCCAGTGGGTCGCCGCCATGAAAATGGTCGCCCAATTACCCGGGGGAATCCCGCCGGAGTTTAGGCGTAGACTGTGGGTCACTATGGCCGAGAGACATTTGACCTCGAGAGGT ATTGATTGGACGAACGTGGAAAAATCCTGCTTCAGCGAGTGGTCCCATCCTGCGGACGCCGAACTCGGCATCCAGATCGTCAAAGATTTGCACAGGACCGGATGCAGTTTATTTTGCGGAGAGGACGGCCAAGAAAACCAGGCTTTACTGAAAAAAGTGCTTTTGGCCTACGCCAGATGGAACAAAGCAGTCG gATATTGCCAAGGGTTTAACATGCTGGCAGCCCTACTGCTACAAGTAACAGATCGATGCGAGAGTGACGCTCTTAAGCTGATGATTTACCTGATAGAAGGCCTCCTACCGGATTCTTATTTCGCCGATAGTCTGAGAGGGTTATCCGTGGACATGGCCGTGTTTAGGGAACTTCTTAGGAGCAAACTGCCGAGTCTCTCTAAGCATTTGGATGTGTTACAGAATGCCGCTAAAGACGGCTCTAGGAGCTACGAACCTCCTTTGACTAATGTCTTTACTATGCAATG GTTTTTAACATTATTCTGCAACTGTTTGCCCCAACCAACAGTCCTACGGGtatgggacctgatcttccTCGAAGGAAACGAAATCCTGCTGCGTACAGCACTGGCCATCTGGCAGGTCCTTGCACAACGTATCCTCGTGGTGCGTACTGCCGATGAGTTCTACTGCATCATGGGCGCACTCACTAGGGAACTCTTGGAGTCCAACCTGATCGATGCCAACACCTTAATAAAAGCCATCGTAACCATTGGTCCCTTACCAGAGCTGAAGAGCCTGAGGGACCACTATTTGTACAATATAACCCCTTGGGGCACCGCCATTCCTCAGCCGGTCAATAAGCAAATTAGCTTGCACCcgaaaaatttagatattagtgCGTTGAAGAAACAATACGTGAAGCTTAAGCAGAGACAGAGGCAGGCGCACGTCATATTTTCTTCTGCTATATCCAGGCAACCGTCTCCCAGTGCCACTCCGGTTGCAATGAATCATCTTTTAGTGGGTAAAAGATCTTTAG gGTCAGCCAAAAGAGTTGGGCCCCCCAAGGGCAGCATACCCCCAGTGAGATCCAGACAAGTCCATCCAACTACTTTACACTGGAAAGATGCCGAAAAGCAGGATTCCAGTTCAAGCTCAAGCGATACCGAACTCTGTGACGATGACGTTAAAAGTTCCTCAGATGAAGAAACCAGTCAATTACCAAAAGACAATCCAACTTCCAGTGATATTAAAGACAATATTAAAGAGCTTGAGCCCATAGCAGATAAATCTTTGTTATGTCCCTCCCCGGTAAACCTGAAAGTTATATCAGATTCCGAAGATGAAAATGAGGAGTTTGAAAGTTTTCTTGCGGATAGAGTGAAGTGCTTGAAGGATATCGATTCTGATGTTAGTGTCACAAGCAACACAAGAAGAAATAGTGAGTTAGCGTTGCAAATAATACAAGAAAACTCTTTAATACTGCATAGGATAATGCAGTGCCAATCCAGGTTTTCACCATCCCCACCCCTACTGATTGATAGTGCAACAGTTAGTACAAGTGCCTCATATTTGGATTTAGAAGAAAATACTGAAAACACTGAGCAGCAAAAGATGGAGGAAGTTTCTTCTTGGATCGAAAGCCAACCTTTGGATGCTGAACTGGAACTTCCAGTGTTTAAATATCGCAGCATATTGGAGAAAAGTAAAAGCCTCGATGAACGATATAATAGTTTATTTAGCAGTTCAGTAAAAGAAATGTTTCCACCCTTAGGGGAGCTTCATGAGAGCAAATCCGAAACCCCCATAGGCAGCACGGTGGATGATAGTCTATTATCACCAGAAATATGTTCAGAACCTTTTGTTAACACCAAAACAGATTCAGAAGATACGTTAGTGGATTTAAAAGACAATAATAAATCAAGCCAACTTATACAAGAAAATCTTGATTTACTGAAGGCCTATTCTGCCAAagaaaaatctaagaaaatCATGCAAGAGAACGTTGAGTTATTAGAAAGTATTTCCAGTGGTGATAAAAGTCTTACTCACATAAATGATACAGTTATAACCAAGGCAGACGATCAAGATTCAGCCATAAGCATTGACAtcattgataatttaataaatttaggtaATGAGCCTTCCCGACCCAATTCAGCGGATGACCTTGATGGCTGTGATATTGATTATAAACTTAGTTTAAGGGTTGAGACTCGGTTATCGCCCTCACCCAGTAGTTTAGAGCGGCCTTTAAAGTTATGTGATGATCCCGTTAGTCCTAATAAGTCTCCCAATAAGGTTTTCAATCCCTTTCCGGTGTCTTTGAATACGAGACAAAGTAAGGAGGTCCCTCTAAAGTTGGGGTTGTATAAGAAGTAG